The genomic segment CAACCCCTTCTGCTAGCCGCTGTAGTCGCCGCCTCCATTCTGCTCGTTGGGGTGATCTGTGATCTTGGTAGTGTGTGGTGAAGATGGAAGGTGTGGAGGGTATGATGGGGAAGCTGAGACTGTTAGAGGCGGAGCGCGGTGTGTGAAGatcggcggcggtggtgggcgGAGATCTCGGGTGTTGGAACGGCAGGCCGTGGGGAAGGTTTTGGCGGACCGACTGATTGTGCCAGAAACCCTAGAGCGGTCCCTGGGGAAGATCTGGTGCCTGATCAAAGGAGTAACGTGCAAGGATCTGGGTGAGAACCATTTTTTATTCACATTCTTGCAACCATCTGGAAAAAGGAGGGCTTTGGAAGATGGACCGTGGATGATTTCCAAGGATTTAGTTGTGATGGCGGATTTTGACGAGTCCAAGACACTGGAGGAGATGGAGTTCAATCATGTGCCAATCTGGGTGCGTGTGTCGAACCTACCACTCGGGATGATGGATGAGGAGACCAGGGCAATCCTGGGAAAGAAGATTGGAGTGTTCAAGGAGGTGGATGTTGGAGATGATGGCCTGGCGGTGGGCAGGGTGTTGAGGATCAAAGTGGTGATCGATATTCGCAAGCCGCTTATGCGCGGCATCATGATCAAGGTGGGCAGCAAGGAGAGGGAGAAATGGTGTTCCTTCGCATACGAATTCCTTCCGGACTTTTGCTACATTTGTGGCTGTATCGGCCATATTGATAAGCACTGCGAAGTCCGGCTGGAGAAGGGTGAGGCTCAGCAGTTCTCTAGAAATCTCCGCTACATCCCGGAGAAAAAGAAGGGGGAGGGCTTTGAAGAGAGGAGGCTTGTGAGTGGTCGGTCGAGAGGCCTGTGGCATGGTGGAAGCTCGGGTAGTAAAGGATCCCAGGATGCCCGCGGTGGTCGCTGGGCATCGTTGGGATCGGCCAGTGACGCTCTGACATGGAAAAAGAAGGAAGGTGATGGGGAGGAGAAAGGGGAAGAAGTCACTAGTCCCCCGAAAGCTCCTAGCAATGTGAAGGACTGGGACAGTGGGGCAAAGAAAACCTTGTTACCGGCGCTCTCTGACCCTATGCCCGACCAGAAGGAGGCGATGGCGCATGGGGATGCTGTCCACGTGAACAGTCCCATGCACGAGAACAGTACAGCAGTGGGCGATGATCTGGGCGCTGGTGGGAGGTTGGAGGAAAAGGGGAGAGATAACCGTCGCCGTTACAAGAAGCACCAACGTCATGAGGTGACTCCTGGGGAGAAGGTGTCGGTGTCTCCAGGAAAAAGGAAGAGGGTGCAGAcggaggtggaggagatggaTGTCGATGAGTAGAGGTTGCAGAAAGTAGGCAGGAAGGAGCATGAGGTGATGCTGTCCACTACAAAAGAAGCGGGGCCGACGAATCGGTCCTGCGAGGACAAATGAGGATCATGGTGTGGAACTGCCGGGGGTTGGGAAATGCCCCGGTAGTTCGGGGGCTTCTGCGTTGTCAGAAGTCCGTAGAGGCGGATATTCTTTTCTTGTCCGAGACAAAGATGGTTGAGAAGAGGATGTTGGTGATGAGAAAGAAGCTGGGGATTGAGCACATGGAGGTGGTGGATTGTGAAGGCAAAGGGGGGGGGGATAGCTATGTTGTGGAGGAGTGGAGTCAATTTGGTATTGCGAAGCAAATCTAAATACCACATTGACATGGAGGTCTTGGTGACTGGGGGAGATAATTGGAGGTTCACGAGTATCTATGGTGATGCGAGGACTGAGTTCAAGTATAAAACTTGGGATCTGATGGGGGTGCTCCATTCAGAAAATACTGTACCAATTCCGTGGCTTTGTGCGGGAGATTTTAATGAGGTGCTTTTTCACCATGAAAAGGAGGGGGGCATTCCGAGGTCCCAAGCTTGCTTGGACCGGTTTAAGGGTGCTTTGGAAACATGTGATCTCCATGATCTGGGCTTCACTGGAGATGTTTTTACCTggcgaaacaaacaaacaaaagggAGTACACACATTCGTGAAAGATTGGATAGAGCGGTGGCAAATCCGGAGTGGAGAATGAAGTTTCCGCTTGTACAGGTCAAAAATGGTGATCCCTATCATTCTAACCACCGCCCGGTTATCATCAAGCTAGAAGAAGTTGTGGAGAGGGGGAGAGCCGGAGGTGGAGACCAGGCTTTTAGATTTGAAGCTTCCTGGCTCCAGGAGGATTCTTGTCGTCAGGTGGTGGAGGATGCGTGGGGTGAACGGGCTAGTGCAAGAAGTAGTTTGGGGGAGAGTATCAGAGGCGTGGCTACAAGCCTGAATGAATGGAGTGTAAATGTCCTCGGCGATCTTGAGAAGAGGTTGAGGAAAGCAaagagggagcttgagaggtGGAGGAGAGAGTCGATCAGTGATGTTTCAGTAGGCTGGGAAGCTGTTTGGAGCTTCAAAGTGGATAGGCTGGAGGAGCAAATAGATTTGTATTGGAAGCAACGTGCACACGTGAATTGGTTGCGTTATGGTGATTGTAACACAACTTATTTTCACAATGTCTGCTCCGCTCGGCGTCGGAGAAACCGGATTGGACGGCTTTTGAGAGACGATGGAAGTTGggtggagggggaggaagaaaagaaaatgtttatttctaattattttgTGCAACTTTTCAGCTCCTCAGAGGTGGCCGGCGCAGGCATCTGCAGCACCTACTTGATGTTGTTCAGCCGAGTGTCAAGGCCGCCATGAATGAGTATCTGAAGAAGGAGTTCACCAGAGAGGAGATAAAACAGGCACTGGATTCCATCGGGGATTTGAAAGCGCCTAGACCAGACGGGATGCCGGCCATTTTCTACAAGAATTTCTGGGACGTGGTGGGTGAACAGGTGACAAAGGAGGTGATGGGGGTGCTAAAAGGGGGTCCGATGCCTGCTGGATGGAATGATACGGTGATCGCTCTTATACCAAAGGTGGAAAAACCGGAGAAGGTAACAGAGTTGCGGCCCATAAGTTTGTGCAATGTTATATATAAGGTTGTGTCCAAAGTTTTATCAAACAGATTGAGAAATGTTTTGCCCGAGATCATTACTCCAAATCAAAGTGCGTTTGTGCCCGGGAGACTGATCTCAGACAACATAATTGTGGCTTATGAGCTGACTCATTATCTGTTGAATAAAAGGGAGGGTGATTTGGGGTATGCGGCTTTGAAGCTTGACATGAGTAAAGCGTATGATAGGGTTGAATGGAATTTCTTAGAAAGTATGATGAGGAGACTGGGGTTTGATGAAGTGTGGATTCAGCTAATTATGAATTATGTTACCACAGTGTCTTACAGAGTTAAGGTGAATGGAGAGCTTTCAGCAAGCTTTATACCACAGAGAGGGTTGAGGCAGGGCGACCCCCTGTCACCATACCTTTTCCTCCTTTGTGCTGAAGCCTTCTCGGCTTTGCttaagaaaggagagagggatgGTTCATTAGCCGGAGTGAAAACCTGTCAGAATGCGCCAAGTATATCACACCTTCTGTTTGCCGATGACTCACTTATCCTGATTCGTGCAACAGAGGGGGATAGCA from the Phragmites australis chromosome 19, lpPhrAust1.1, whole genome shotgun sequence genome contains:
- the LOC133900214 gene encoding uncharacterized protein LOC133900214, giving the protein MADFDESKTLEEMEFNHVPIWVRVSNLPLGMMDEETRAILGKKIGVFKEVDVGDDGLAVGRVLRIKVVIDIRKPLMRGIMIKVGSKEREKWCSFAYEFLPDFCYICGCIGHIDKHCEVRLEKGEAQQFSRNLRYIPEKKKGEGFEERRLVSGRSRGLWHGGSSGSKGSQDARGGRWASLGSASDALTWKKKEGDGEEKGEEVTSPPKAPSNVKDWDSGAKKTLLPALSDPMPDQKEAMAHGDAVHVNSPMHENSTAVGDDLGAGGRLEEKGRDNRRRYKKHQRHEVTPGEKVSVSPGKRKRVQTEVEEMDVDE